The segment TCACCGGTAAGGACAAGGGCAAGCAGGGCAAGGTCATCGCGGCCATGCCCAGCGAGAACCGCGTCCTGGTCGAGGGTGTCAACCGGGTCAAGAAGCACACCAAGGCCGGGCAGAACCAGGCCGGCGGCATCGTGATCACCGAGGCCCCCGTCCACGTTTCCAACGTCCAGCTGGTCGTGGAGAAGGACGGCAAGAAGGTCGTCACCCGCGTCGGTTACCGCTTCGACGACGAGGGCAACAAGATCCGTGTTGCCAAGCGCACGGGTGAGGACATCTGATGGCTACCACTCCGCGTCTGAAGACGAAGTACCGCGAGGAGATCGCGGGCAAGATGCGTGAAGAGTTCTCCTACGAGAACGTCATGCAGATTCCCGGCCTCGTCAAGATCGTCGTGAACATGGGTGTCGGCGACGCCGCCCGTGACTCGAAGCTGATCGACGGCGCCATCCGCGACCTCACCACGATCACCGGTCAGAAGCCGGCCGTCACCAAGGCCCGCAAGTCCATCGCGCAGTTCAAGCTGCGTGAGGGCCAGCCGATCGGTGCGCACGTCACCCTCCGTGGCGACCGCATGTGGGAGTTCCTGGACCGCACCCTGTCGCTCGCGCTGCCGCGCATCCGCGACTTCCGCGGCCTGTCGCCGAAGCAGTTCGACGGCCGTGGCAACTACACCTTCGGTCTCACGGAGCAGGTCATGTTCCACGAGATCGACCAGGACAAGATCGACCGCGTCCGGGGTATGGACATCACCGTGGTGACCACGGCGACCAACGACGCTGAGGGCCGCGCGCTCCTCCGTCACCTCGGCTTCCCGTTCAAGGAGGCGTAAGCGAGATGGCGAAGAAGGCTCTCATCGCGAAGGCTGCCCGCAAGCCCAAGTTCGGTGTGCGTGCGTACACCCGCTGCCAGCGCTGCGGTCGCCCCCACTCCGTGTACCGCAAGTTCGGCCTGTGCCGCGTGTGCCTTCGTGAGATGGCTCACCGTGGCGAGCTGCCGGGCGTGACCAAGAGCTCCTGGTAAATCCCTTCACCCTTTGGGTGTTGAGGTTTCCAGAAGCTCTCGGTAAGCATCTGGGCCGGCGGAGGCCCCTCCCCCATGCCGTAGGCTAGTGGGGTTGGGCGTCCGCCGCCCGTCGACTTACTACGCCGTAGGTCCCCGCGCCGCACCCGTCCCGCCCCTGTGTGGGGAGAGGGATGGCGCATACAGGAAACCCCGGCGAGAGAGGCCGAAGGCCGATTCATGACCATGACTGACCCGATCGCAGACATGCTGACTCGTCTGCGTAACGCAAACTCGGCGTACCACGACCAGGTCGTGATGCCGCACAGCAAGATCAAGTCGCACATCGCGGAAATCCTCAAGCAGGAGGGTTTCATCACCGGCTGGAAGGTCGAGGACGCCGAGGTTGGTAAGAACCTCGTCCTCGAGCTGAAGTTCGGTCCGAACCGCGAGCGCTCGATCGCCGGCATCAAGCGGATCTCGAAGCCGGGTCTGCGCGTGTACGCGAAGTCCACCAACCTGCCGAAGGTCCTCGGCGGCCTGGGCGTGGCGATCATCTCCACGTCCCACGGTCTCCTGACCGGCCAGCAGGCGCAGAAGAAGGGCGTGGGTGGGGAAGTCCTCGCCTACGTCTGGTAGTCGGGAACGGAGGAAAAGCTATGTCTCGTATCGGCAAGCTCCCCATCCCGGTTCCCGCCGGCGTGGACGTCACCATCGATGGCCGCACGGTCACCGTCAAGGGCTCCAAGGGCTCCCTGACGCACACCGTCGCCGCCCCCATCGAGATCGTTAAGGGCGAGGACGGCGTTCTGAACGTCACCCGTCCGAACGACGAGCGTCAGAACAAGGCCCTCCACGGCCTGTCCCGCACGCTGGTGGCCAACATGATCACCGGTGTGACCACGGGATACACCAAGGCGCTCGAGATCAGCGGTGTCGGTTACCGCGTTGCCGCGAAGGGCTCCGACCTGGAGTTCCAGCTCGGCTACAGCCACCCGATCCTGGTGGAGGCGCCCGAGGGCATCTCCTTCAAGGTCGAGTCTCCGACCAAGTTCTCGGTCGAGGGCATCGACAAGCAGAAGGTCGGCGAGGTCGCGGCGAACATCCGCAAGCTGCGGAAGCCCGACCCGTACAAGGCCAAGGGCGTCAAGTACGCCGGCGAGGTCATCCGCCGCAAGGTCGGAAAGGCTGGTAAGTAAAGCCATGGCATACGGTGTGAAGATCGCCAAGGGCGACGCTTACAAGCGCGCTGCGAAGGCGCGCCGCCACATCCGCATCCGCAAGAACATGTCGGGTACGGCGGAGCGTCCGCGCCTCGTCGTGACGCGTTCGAACCGCGGTATCACCGCTCAGGTGATCGACGACCTCAAGGGTCACACCCTGGCGTCGGCGTCCCACCTGGACGCGTCGGTCCGTGGCAGCGAGGGCGACAAGTCCGCGCAGGCCAAGCAGGTCGGCGCCCTGGTCGCCGAGCGCGCCAAGGCCGCTGGTGTCGAGGCCGTCGTGTTCGACCGTGGTGGCAACAGGTACGCCGGGCGCATTGCCGCTCTGGCTGACGCCGCCCGCGAAGCCGGGCTGAAGTTCTAAGCCCCGGTTCCGGGACTAACGGACGTAACAGAGAGAGGTAATCCAATGGCTGGACCCCAGCGCCGCGGCAGCGGTGCCGGTGGCGGCGAGCGGCGGGACCGGAAGGGTCGCGACGGTGGCGCTGCCGCCGAGAAGACCGCTTACGTTGAGCGCGTTGTCGCGATCAACCGCGTCGCCAAGGTTGTCAAGGGTGGTCGTCGCTTCAGCTTCACCGCGCTCGTCGTGGTGGGTGACGGTGACGGCACCGTAGGTGTCGGTTACGGCAAGGCCAAGGAAGTTCCCGCGGCCATCGCCAAGGGCGTCGAGGAAGCCAAGAAGAACTTCTTCAAGGTTCCCCGCATCCAGGGCACCATCCCGCACCCGATCCAGGGCGAGAAGGCGGCCGGCGTTGTCCTGCTGAAGCCTGCTTCCCCCGGTACCGGTGTTATCGCCGGTGGCCCGGTGCGCGCCGTTCTGGAGTGCGCCGGCGTTCACGACATCCTGTCGAAGTCGCTCGGCTCCGACAACGCGATCAACATCGTGCACGCGACCGTGGAGGCCCTCAAGGGCCTGCAGCGTCCCGAGGAGATCGCGGCTCGCCGTGGTCTGCCGCTCGAGGACGTCGCTCCCGCGGCTCTGCTCCGTGCGCGTGCAGGGGCGGGTGTCTGATGGCCCGCCTCAAGATCACGCAGACGAAGTCGTACATCGGCAGCAAGCAGAACCACCGCGACACCCTGCGTTCGCTCGGGCTCAAGCGCCTGAACGACGTGGTCGTCAAGGAGGACCGCCCCGAGTTCCGCGGAATGGTGCACACCGTCCGCCACCTCGTGACGGTTGAGGAGGTTGACTAATCATGGCTGAGAACAGCCCGCTGAAGGCCCACAACCTCCGTCCCGCCCCCGGTGCCAAGACCGCGAAGACCCGTGTGGGTCGCGGTGAGGCGTCGAAGGGTAAGACGGCTGGTCGTGGTACGAAGGGTACGAAGGCCCGCTACCAGGTTCCGCAGCGCTTCGAGGGCGGGCAGATGCCCCTCCACATGCGCCTGCCGAAGCTGAAGGGCTTCAAGAACCCGTTCCGCACCGAGTTCCAGGTTGTCAACCTGGACAAGCTCGGTGCCCTCTACCCCGAGGGCGGAGAGGTCACGGTGGCCGACCTGGTCGCCAAGGGCGCGGTTCGCAAGAACAGCCTCGTCAAGGTCCTGGGCCAGGGCGAGATCTCCGTGGCGCTGACGGTTGCGGTTGACGCCGTCTCCGCCTCCGCCAAGGAGAAGATTGCCGCCGCCGGCGGCACCGTCACCGAGCTCGTCTAAGACGAACTTTGTGACAAATAGCGAGTAAAACCCGACCGGGGATGCCTCACATATGGGGCATCCCCGGTTGGTCGTTCCACGGGGGGCGCAGTCGCCGGTAAGGTGGCCTGCACCTTTGCTTGTACGTATTCGTCGATCCTCAGACCGTCACCTCTGACGCAGTAGCGCGGGGGTCGCAGGAGGCACCGTGCTCACCGCGTTCGCCCGGGCGTTCAAGACGCCCGACCTGCGCAAGAAGCTGCTCTTCACGCTCGGCATCATCGTGCTGTATCGGCTCGGGTCCCACATCCCGGTACCCGGCGTGAGCTACAAGAACGTTCAGATCTGTGTGGACCAGATGGGGAGCAGCAACAGCCTCTTCGGTCTGGTCAACATGTTCAGCGGCGGTGCGCTGCTGCAGATCACGATCTTCGCGCTCGGCATCATGCCGTACATCACCGCGAGCATCATCCTGCAGCTGCTGACCGTGGTCATTCCGAAGCTGGAGAACCTCAAGAAAGAGGGACAGGCCGGCACCTCGAAGATCACTCAGTACACGCGCTATCTGACGGTCGCGCTCGCGATCCTCCAGGGCACCGGCCTGGTCGCCACCGCGCGCACCGGCGCCCTGTTCGGGAGCTGCCCGGTCGCTCGCGAGATCGTCCCGGACCGCTCGATCTTCACCACCATCACCATGGTGGTCACCATGACCGCCGGTACCTGCATCGTCATGTGGCTCGGTGAGCTGATCACCGACCGCGGCATCGGCAACGGCATGTCGATCCTGATGTTCATCTCGATCGCGGCCGGCTTCGTCTCCGCCCTGTGGACGATCAAGCTCCAGGGCAAGATCGCTGGTGGCTGGGTCGAGTTCGCGGTCGTCATCCTGGTCGGCCTCGCGATGGTGGCCCTGGTGGTCTTCGTCGAGCAGGCCCAGCGCAGGATCCCCGTCCAGTACGCGAAGCGCATGATCGGCCGCCGTGCCTACGGGGGCACGTCCACCTACATCCCGCTCAAGGTGAACCAGGCCGGTGTCATCCCGGTCATCTTCGCCTCGTCGCTGCTGTACATCCCGGCCTTGATCGTGCAGTTCAGCGGTTCGACCGCGGGCTGGGCGACCTGGATCCAGAAGCACTTCGTCAAGGGCGACCACCCGTACTACATCGCCGCCTACTTCCTCCTGATCGTCTTCTTCGCGTTCTTCTACGTGGCGATCTCGTTCAACCCCGAGGAAGTTGCCGACAACATGAAGAAGTATGGTGGGTTCATCCCGGGCATCCGCGCCGGCCGGCCTACCGCTGAGTACCTGAGCTACGTACTCAACCGGATCACCTGGCCGGGGTCGCTGTACCTGGGTCTCATCGCTCTAGTGCCGACAATGGCGTTGGCCGGCTTCGGAGCGAACCAGAACTTCCCGTTCGGCGGGACGAGCATCCTGATCATCGTGGGTGTGGGTCTGGAAACCGTGAAGCAGATCGAGAGCCAGCTCCAGCAGCGCAACTACGAAGGGTTCCTCCGCTGATGCGAATCGTCCTCGTCGGACCCCCCGGGGCGGGCAAGGGAACGCAGGCCGCGTTCCTCGCCAAGAACCTGTCGATCCCGCACATCTCCACGGGCGACCTCTTCCGCGCCAACATCAGCCAG is part of the Streptomyces katrae genome and harbors:
- the rplX gene encoding 50S ribosomal protein L24, producing MKIKKGDLVQVITGKDKGKQGKVIAAMPSENRVLVEGVNRVKKHTKAGQNQAGGIVITEAPVHVSNVQLVVEKDGKKVVTRVGYRFDDEGNKIRVAKRTGEDI
- the rplE gene encoding 50S ribosomal protein L5, which codes for MATTPRLKTKYREEIAGKMREEFSYENVMQIPGLVKIVVNMGVGDAARDSKLIDGAIRDLTTITGQKPAVTKARKSIAQFKLREGQPIGAHVTLRGDRMWEFLDRTLSLALPRIRDFRGLSPKQFDGRGNYTFGLTEQVMFHEIDQDKIDRVRGMDITVVTTATNDAEGRALLRHLGFPFKEA
- a CDS encoding type Z 30S ribosomal protein S14, giving the protein MAKKALIAKAARKPKFGVRAYTRCQRCGRPHSVYRKFGLCRVCLREMAHRGELPGVTKSSW
- the rpsH gene encoding 30S ribosomal protein S8, with the protein product MTMTDPIADMLTRLRNANSAYHDQVVMPHSKIKSHIAEILKQEGFITGWKVEDAEVGKNLVLELKFGPNRERSIAGIKRISKPGLRVYAKSTNLPKVLGGLGVAIISTSHGLLTGQQAQKKGVGGEVLAYVW
- the rplF gene encoding 50S ribosomal protein L6, translated to MSRIGKLPIPVPAGVDVTIDGRTVTVKGSKGSLTHTVAAPIEIVKGEDGVLNVTRPNDERQNKALHGLSRTLVANMITGVTTGYTKALEISGVGYRVAAKGSDLEFQLGYSHPILVEAPEGISFKVESPTKFSVEGIDKQKVGEVAANIRKLRKPDPYKAKGVKYAGEVIRRKVGKAGK
- the rplR gene encoding 50S ribosomal protein L18; this translates as MAYGVKIAKGDAYKRAAKARRHIRIRKNMSGTAERPRLVVTRSNRGITAQVIDDLKGHTLASASHLDASVRGSEGDKSAQAKQVGALVAERAKAAGVEAVVFDRGGNRYAGRIAALADAAREAGLKF
- the rpsE gene encoding 30S ribosomal protein S5; its protein translation is MAGPQRRGSGAGGGERRDRKGRDGGAAAEKTAYVERVVAINRVAKVVKGGRRFSFTALVVVGDGDGTVGVGYGKAKEVPAAIAKGVEEAKKNFFKVPRIQGTIPHPIQGEKAAGVVLLKPASPGTGVIAGGPVRAVLECAGVHDILSKSLGSDNAINIVHATVEALKGLQRPEEIAARRGLPLEDVAPAALLRARAGAGV
- the rpmD gene encoding 50S ribosomal protein L30, with translation MARLKITQTKSYIGSKQNHRDTLRSLGLKRLNDVVVKEDRPEFRGMVHTVRHLVTVEEVD
- the rplO gene encoding 50S ribosomal protein L15 — translated: MAENSPLKAHNLRPAPGAKTAKTRVGRGEASKGKTAGRGTKGTKARYQVPQRFEGGQMPLHMRLPKLKGFKNPFRTEFQVVNLDKLGALYPEGGEVTVADLVAKGAVRKNSLVKVLGQGEISVALTVAVDAVSASAKEKIAAAGGTVTELV
- the secY gene encoding preprotein translocase subunit SecY — protein: MLTAFARAFKTPDLRKKLLFTLGIIVLYRLGSHIPVPGVSYKNVQICVDQMGSSNSLFGLVNMFSGGALLQITIFALGIMPYITASIILQLLTVVIPKLENLKKEGQAGTSKITQYTRYLTVALAILQGTGLVATARTGALFGSCPVAREIVPDRSIFTTITMVVTMTAGTCIVMWLGELITDRGIGNGMSILMFISIAAGFVSALWTIKLQGKIAGGWVEFAVVILVGLAMVALVVFVEQAQRRIPVQYAKRMIGRRAYGGTSTYIPLKVNQAGVIPVIFASSLLYIPALIVQFSGSTAGWATWIQKHFVKGDHPYYIAAYFLLIVFFAFFYVAISFNPEEVADNMKKYGGFIPGIRAGRPTAEYLSYVLNRITWPGSLYLGLIALVPTMALAGFGANQNFPFGGTSILIIVGVGLETVKQIESQLQQRNYEGFLR